The following nucleotide sequence is from Streptomyces sp. NBC_00239.
GGCTGCAGGCGTCGGGCCAGTGCCGCGGTTCCGTTCCCCCCAGGGCGACCGGCCGGGCCGCGTCCTCGGCGCGATGCACCGGGCGCATTCCGGTGAAGCGGGTCCCTTTCGCTTCCTCACTACGGACCACGAGGAGTTTCCCACTCGCCCCCAGCAGCGTCCCGGCGACCGGCCAGGGCACCGGGGCGGTCCGGCGGCCGTCAAGACCGACGAAGGTGGTGGCCCCGGGCCCCTGCCCGGCGGCGTCCCCGACTGACCAGCGCACGTCTCCGGAGAACGAGCCGTCCGTGCGCGTGTCCTCCACGATCAGCCCGTCCGTCATGAAGGCGAAGCCACTCAGGGGGTGGGCAGTCTTCCAGGCCGGCTTCCCGGTGTCCGCCCGGAAGGCCCACAGTTTCTGGCCGACGTCCGCGTACACGACCCCATGTTCCTCCCCCAGAGGAGGTCCGAATGCCGCCCGCCGCAGGATTTCCTTACCCCGCTCCGTGAGCCACTGGAACTCGCCGTCCATGCGTATGCCGAGGGCCCCGTCCGCCGCACTGACACTGATGCTCTTCCCACGCCCCAGCTGCTTCTGCCATGCGGACCTTCCGTCCCGCTCGTCCACCGCCTGGAGTTCCGCAGCCTCGCCCGTGCAGTGGCGGAGCAGGAGCAGACGGGTCGATGTCGCCGCCATGCTGTAGGGCACGTACAGGTCCACGTAGGGATGGGGTTTGGCGCAGCGGTTGTCCAACTGGATGTTCCATCGGACCGCCCCGGTACGCGGCTCGAGGGCCAGCGCCCGGTCACCGTCCATGACCACGGGTCCCCATTCCGCCAGGAAAACGCCCCCGGCGATGAAGTTGCCGGCCCTCCCGTCCGCCTCCGGGGCCGCCCTGCGGTGCCACAGCTGGCGCCCGGTCGCGAGTTCGTACGCCCGCAAGGTGTCCTTGAAGCGGTCCTGCGTGTCCACGAGAAAGAGCACACCGCCCGACAGCCCCAGGTCGGGGCTGTCCTCCGCGAAGCCGTGGACGATGGAACGGAGGTGGCCGCTGCGGGTGTCGACGACGCGAACGGAGCGGCCCACCGCCACCGCCAGTGCCTCGTCGCTGAGGGCCGCTGACACGTCGCGTGTGTCCAGCGCCCGCCCGGTGGTCACGTACGACCAGGCCACCTCCAGGGTGTTCGGAGGCTCGGACGGCTTGCCGGCGGTCCTTACGTCGCCGACCAGTAGCACCAGCAGCACCAGCACCACGACGACCGGTAGACCCGCTCCCGCCGCATGCAAACCCGTACGCGAACTCCGCCGTGCCATGCCACTCCCCATCTCCCGGAACTCCCCGGAACATTGCGGAACTTGGTGGTTCTTCCCAGGGCCTTGCCGGACTTCCCCGCAGCAGGCGGCACTTCGCCGGTCAGCACGGCGCCGCGGGCGACCATTGGCAGGGCCGGGAGTCCTTCTCAAGCCGGAACCCTCCCTTCGGCGACCCCGAGTACACGGCCCCGTATTGAGCGGCGTACCCGGTCACCGCATACCGGCCCCCGCTCGGGGCAGGCACGGGGATCACGCCCGCCTTCCCGTTCCGCACATAGCGGACGACCAGCCGGAACTCCCGGGCCCCCTTCGCGGCCACGAAGGTCGCCGACAGGTTGACCTGCTCGCCCGGCGCGAGCGTGACGACGTGCCCGCCGAAGTACCGATCGGCCGAGCCCCTACCAGTCAGGAACACCGGCCGGGTGCTGTCCAGGTCCGCGAACAGCTGGATCTTCTCCTCACCTCCGGCGCCCGCCTCGCACAGCAGCGTTCCGGCGAACGGCGGTGCCGGACGCCGCTGTTCGGGCTCGATGTCGATCGAGGTGATGGTGAGGGGCTGCGTACCGCCTTCGATCGTGAGGTCGGTGACGAGTTCACCGGCCCGTGCGCCCCGATGGCGCCGGATGACCCCGGCCACGTCACCGCCGGTCACGATCTCCGCCAGGTCCCGGGATGAGGCGATCCTGTCTTTGAGAGCCGTGCAGTTGCCGTCGTCGCCGTCCTGCCGGGCGGACACGGTGAACGGCGCGGACGGAGGGCCCGGCGAGGGGCTGCCCGTGGCGATGGGCGGGGGTTCGGACCCACCCTCCAGTCCAAGGCCGTTGAGGGCGACGGCGGTCAGCACCGCACCGAGCACAGGTATGCCGACCCCGAGCCCGAACAGCCGCCCGTGCCTCCGCCACCACGGCTCGGCGGCCGCCTCCGGCGTTCCGGGTGACGTACCGGGCTGTGGCGTACGCGAACCGCGCGACCCCACCCGCAACGTGGTCCGATTCCTCATCCGTCTCCCCACCCCCGGCCGCTCGCGCCCTCTGCCGTGCTCCCGGCCCCTGCTGTCACGGTGTACGGAATCAGCGTCGCGCGCCCGGTGCCCGGTGCGGGTGTGGGAAAGGTGAATGTCCTCTCCTCGGACACGCGCATGCCATCCCCGACCTATCGTGCAGTCATGTCATGTGGGTTACTTCTGCCCGCCCCTCAAGGCGGGCACACGACAGATCAGGGATGCCCGCCCGCCACGAAGACCTGCAAGGGACGCGCAGCGGAGGAGGGACCATGACAGCCAGCGCGGATCAGCCTGACGCGGACCAGTCCGGCGCGGATCGGCCCGACGCGGACCAGCCTGCCCCGGATGCTGGTGCACCCCGGCCCCGAACCGACCGTCCGGCGCGGCGGCCGAACCGACGCACCCTCCTCATCGGCGCGCTCGGGGCCGCGGCCGCTGCGGCCGTCGCCGTACCGACCGCGCTCACCATGTCGTCCTCCGGGCGACCAGTTCCGGCACCGCCCTCCCGACCCCCGCGGCCGCGCAGCCAACAGCAGCTGCCGCGACCCTTGATCGCAGAGACGAAGTTCATGAGCGCGTACGCCCTCGCGTTCAGCCCGGACAGCAAGATCCTCGCTGTCGGACGGCTCGACGGAGCGGTCGAACTCTGGGACCCGAAAACCCTGACCCCCACCGTCACGCTCAGAAAGCCCGGCAAACGGTACGACGGGGTACTCGACCTGGCCTTCAGCAGGGACGGGACGCTGCTCGCCGGCGCCGACGGCAGGAGCACGACGCTGTGGAACGTCACCGCACGCGAGGAGCCCGCGACGCTCACCGACACCGAGATCGATCCCGTCCAGGTGCAGTCACTGGCGTTCCACCCGTACGCCGACGTCCTGGCCTGCGCCAACATGGACGCTACGGTCAATCTGTGGGACACCGGCACCCATCAGAAGCTCGGGACGCTGATCGACCCGATCGGCTATACGAACAGCCGGCAGAAGTCGGTTGAGTCGCTCGCCTTCAGCCGCGACGGGACGACGATCGCCACCAGTAACATGGCACGCAAAGTGCGCTTCTGGGACATCTCCACGGGTGCGATCGTCAGTACGATCGACGGCCTCGAACTGCCGGTACTCGAACTCGCCTACAGCCCGGACGGATCCCTGCTGGCCGGTGGCACCGCGAGCCTGAGGACCAGGGACGGGCAGGTCAAGCTGTGGTCGGCGGACAGTCAGAAGGAGGTCGCGACCCTCACGGTGCCCTACGTCACCACCCCCGGGGAGTCGATTCCCCGCAAGGAACGCATCGCCCGGTACGTGAATTCCGTCCAGTTCAGTCCCGACGGCGAGACCGTGATCGGTTCGGTCAACGGTGACCCCCTGATCGTGAGGTGGGACGTCGCCACCCGAAAGCTCGTCGACGTCGAGGACACGCGTACCTACCAGGACGGCGCGTACCACGACACCGTGCACCCGATGCGGATCAGCCCGGACGGAACCATGATCGCGGCAGGCCTCTTCCGCAACGTGGCCCTGTGGAAGCTGCCGTGACAGGGCGTGGGGCTTGAGTCCTCTTGGGATGGCTGCCCCTGGCCACTGCCAGCAGGAACCCGGCCGCAGCCGAGTTCGCGTACGGCCCGGATGGCGAAGGCTTTGCGAGGACCTCTCCGTCCGACCCGTGCCGACGCTCCGACCCCGGGTTGTCACGATCGGGCGAGGCGGGCTGGACCTGCCAAGCCCGGCCGTTTTGTGTCAATATGCATCCGCCCGCATCCCACGGGAGCCCGCCGGGTCCGCAGGTGAACTGGTCCGGCTCACACCGCGCGGGTCCGGCGATCGTGTCCACCTCGGTGCTCGCCGCCCCGCAACGACCACCCTCGGCCCAGCCGGCTGGCGACCAGCTTCCCCGGCTCCTCAATGCGGACGGCCGCGATCTGTACGCCGCGGACCCCTGACGCCGCCGACGGCGGTCCCGTCCTGCGGCTTCGGCCCTGTTTCGAGCAGATGGGCCCACGCGGCCTCGTCACGGCCGAAGGACGGCCTCAAGATGCCGCTGGACCGGCTCGAAGAGCCCGTACGGGATGTACCACGGGATCTCCGCGAGGGTCACCCAGGCGATCTCGGCGAACTCATCCGCGTTCGCGACACAGGCGGTCCCGTCGGCAACTTCGCAGGCCGTGTACGAGACGGTTCGGCCGGTGATCGGATGGACCCGCTCGCCGAGCCGGGCCACGACGACCACGTCCAGGCCGGCCTCCTCCTTCGTCTCGCGGACGGCGGCTTGCTCGAAGGATTCGCCGGGCTCGACCTTGCCCGCCGGGAACTGCCAGGAGAGTCGGCCCTCCGGGACCCTGCGCCGTACGAGCAACACCCGTCCCTGGTGGGCCACAACGGCTCCGGCCACCCAGCTCTCCGGTCCAGCCGCACCCAGAGGCGCCTCCCGGTCAGCCACGACCGCTTCCGTCATCCGACGCGAGCTTCCGATCGTCGTCACTCGAAGAGCCCTTCCGCCACCGTGGCCGCCTTCGACGACTCCTGCCGGCGCTCGAACTCCAGCTGCCACGCTCGCGCCGCGGAGTATGCGACGTGAGCCATGCTGCCCGGACACAGGACCAGTGCCCGCGGTTCGGTCTTGTGGTCCGCGACCGACCCGTACCCGATCCGCTTCGTGGGCAGCAGTGCGTGAGGAACAGAACAAGAGGGGCATGGAGCCTTCGGGAGTGTCGCCATCGCCCCAGGATGGCCAAGTGAGCCCCAGCACGGCAGGGAGCGCATGGAGCGCGCACTGCCGTCAGGGGGACTGGTTGGAGGCCTTCTCCCGGCTCGGGCCGGACCGGACGGCACCCGAACCAGCGGAATCCCTCTGGGGGTGTATCAGGGCGGCATGACCGACCCCGGTCCGGGTATGGCTGGAAAGCCGTGGTCGGTGGGTCCGCTGGTCCGTATTGCGGGCGTAATGGCTTGGGGGCCCGGCGTCCCGTTGAATGCGGTCGGAAGGCACGTCGCCCGTCGGATGCGGAGCAGGGAGTCATGGGATGAAGCAGGGCCGCGGGAGGCGCAAGGCGCTGGTGGGGGCCGTCGCAGTCGTGGTGACGGCCGCATTGGGAGTGGGGCTGTACCTGTTCCAGCCGTGGAAGCTGTGGCAGGACCAGACGGTCAGGGAAGCCCTGCCGACCGCCGCGCCTGCCGGGACCGCCGCGACCGCCGCGCCGAGCGGGACTTCCGGGACGGTCCCCGCTGCCCCGGCGCCGGCGGCCGCGCCGCAGACGCTGACCCAGGGCTCGTTCATCAGCCACGAGCACGACACCGAGGGCACTGCCAGGGTCATCCGGCTGTCCGACGGCTCCCATGTGCTCCGGCTGGAGGGACTGGACACGAGCAACGGGCCGGACCTGCGGGTGTGGCTGACGGATGCCCCGGTCAGGGAGGGCGTCGCCGGCTGGCGGGTGTTCGACGACGGCAAGCACGTCAGCCTGGGAAAGCTCAAGGGGAACAAGGGCGATTAGAATTACGAGATCCCGGCGGACGTGAACCTCGCGTACTACTCCAGTATTGCGATCTGGTGCGACCGTTTCGACGTCTCCTTCGGAGCGGCGGAACTCGCCAAGGCGTAGGCGTCTACCTCGGCAGTGGGCGCGGGTGCGGGTTCCGAGGGCCGGGGGGGCGGTCTTGAGGCGTCCTCGTTCTCCGCTTCGGACACCTCCGGCAGGCCCAGGGGCGCTGCGATCACCGTTCCGCCGCTGCTTCGAGGAGGGCGACGGTGAAGCCGATGCAGGCGAGGAGGGAGAGGCCGAAGCCCGGCTGGGTGCGTGGCTGGCCACGCCCGGGTGACCGGGCGGGTAGGGCGTGTGCACCTCACCTGACAGTCCCGGGCAGGCGAGGTGAGGGGGATGTCTGTCCGGGCCGGGCCGGGCGTGGCGTAGGGCGCGATTCTCCGTAGCCAGCTCCTGCTGCTCACGCCGGCGGGGCGCTCACCGCTCCCATGGGCTGCCTGCGCGGTGGTGGCCGAGGCCTGGTGGGATTGCGAAGGGAAGACTGGAAGGTTCACCGGTCCGGCGTGGTGACGGCCGCTGCGAAGGCGTCGTAGGCGCGCTCGTCGAAGAGCACGAAGCGCACCTCCTCGACCTCCGTCCGGGCCGCTCGTACGGTCTGCACTGCGATCCGGGCCCCGTCGTCCATGGGCCACCCGTAGATCCCGGTGGAGATCGCCGGGAAGGCGACGCTTCGGGCTCCCAGCTCGTCGGCGACTCGCAGGGACTCCCGGTAGCAGGAGGCCAGCAGCGCCGAGCGGTCCTCCTCCTTCGACCAGACGGGCCCGACCGTGTGGATCACGTGCCCGGCCGGCAGTCGGCCCGCCGTGGTGGCGACCGCCTTGCCCGTGGCCAGGCCCTTCCCGTAGTGGGAGCGGCGCAGGTCCTCGCAGGCCGCGAGGATCTCCGGGCCGCCGCGCCGGTGGATGGCTCCGTCGACCCCGCCGCCGCCGAGCAGTGAGGAGTTCGCCGCGTTGACCACGGCGTCGACTTCCTCGGCGGTGATGTCGCCCTGGACCAGGGTGATGCGCGGCATCGGGATTCCTTCCTTCGGGAGTGGTACGCCGTCGGCTTCCACGGCCCAGCTAGTAGGCGGGGCCGAAGGCGCCGTCCTGGGCGGTTTGTGCGCCGGAGTTGAAGTACTGCTGTGCGGCGGCGCCTTCGTCGTGCATGACGGTGTTGAGGCGCCTCGGGTTCATCTCCATGTCTCCGTGGAAGGCTGCGGCCGAGGGGCCGGGCTCGGTGTGGGCGTGGGCGGTTGCTGCGAAGGTGAGGGCGGCGCTCGCGAGGAGGAGAGCGGCGATGGTGCGCTTGATGTTCATGCGCTGCCAACGATCTTGCCCGAGAGCAGGTCACTCCTCTGCGTACGGGGGTGTTGGTGTCATCCGGATGGAGACGTCTTCCGTTCGCGGCCTGCCGGGTGGTTCCCGGTCACCACTGCCGCGGAGCGGCCCGGCACGTGGTGCAGTGACCGCCGTCCGGCTGGCTGCCGCGGCACGGGGCGGCCCGGCAGGCCGGGGCGTGGCGGCGGACCGCAGGCCTGACCGTCGGCGTGACGGCGACTCGTGGCCGCAGACCCTGAAGGCGGACGTCAGAGGCCGTCCGGTCGGCCGGCGGGACCGGTCAGTTGAACAGCCAGTACTGGTTCGGCTGGCTGCCGCAGTCCCACAGCATGACCAGCGAGCTGCGGCCCCAGTTGTAGATGTCCGCGCACTGGCCGGGGAACGCGATGTTCTCGAGGCGGGCTGGTCCGGGCACGGAGTGGATCTTCCACGCCTGCCCGAGGCCGTACCCGCAGGGGTTCTGGATGAGCTGCTCCCCGCGGCCCCGGGAGCCGTCGACGCAGACCCGCTCGCGTCACTGCGGATGTTCCAGCCCCCGCTGGTGCTGTTCCACTCCAGGCTCCAGGACTGGTTGCCACCGCCGTGGCACTCCCACATCTGGATCCACGGGCCCCTGCCCCAGTCGTAGACGTCCAGGCACTTGCCGAGGCCTCCGTGCTGAGGCTGGTGATCGTGGAGACCGGGACGGGCGGCTCCGGCACTCCGCCCGAAGAGGCCGCGGGCCCGCCGTGGGCGGTGGCTGCCCCGGCGCACAGCACCAGCGCGGCCGCCGCGGCCCCGAGGGTCGAGCCGAGTCGCGTGGGAACGTTCATGCGGGGACTCCGGTAGTCGCACGGGTCGGTCCCTAGACGCTAAAGCAGCGCCGTGGTGGATGGACAGGACAGTACCGGTCGTGATCGCGGCCGGAAGCCCCCGTCCGGCAACTGCGCGGTGAAGTCCGCGCGCGCAGAAGCGCGTACGACCGGCACCATCGAGGGGTCGGGTCGTCCGCCGGCCGACACCATGAGCACCGCCCCCGCACCCGCGACCCCCCTCCGGTGGCACTTCCCCGGCCGCCGCTTCGTCCGTCGCCTCCGTCCTGGCGGGGGCGGTGCCACGACGGCGGCGGTCCGGTCGGGGGCCTGGCGACGGCGAACGCACTCGGCAGCGTCGACGTCCCGGCGATGCGCCGACCCGCTGATCACATCCGCCGTCCCGAGCGCTCGACGACCCGATCCGAGCGCCTTGTTACGTTGCGATCACGTCCTGATGGAGCCACCGCCACAGAGTGCTGGGAGCGTCACGTGGGTGAACACGAACCCGTACGTGCATCCGAGCCAGGTACCTGCCGCGGCGGCGCGCAGGCCCCTGCTGCGCCGACTTCGCACCCGTCTCGTCCTGGCCGCCGCCGCGTCCACCCTGGTCACCGGGCTGGCCCTGCCGGGTACGGCGGTCGCCCGCACCCCCGCCGATGCGATCGTCGCCGGTGCCTCCGTATCGCCGGTCAGGTGGGGCCCCTGCCAGGCCGAACCGCCTTTCCCCGAGCCCAGCCCGCGCGCCGAGTGCGCGACGGTGGAGGTGCCGGTGGACTGGTCGGAGCCGAACGGCCCGAAGACCCGGCTCTCCGTCGCCCGCCACCGGGCCACCGACCCCGCGCGCAGGATCGGCGTCCTGATGTCGAATCCGGGCGGCCCGGGTGCCTCGGGCGTCGACGACGTGTTGTACGCCGACGACCCGGTGAGCGGCTACACGCCGGACCTGCTCCAGCGCTTCGACATGGTCGGTTTCGACCCGCGCGGCATCGGCCGCAGCCGCAACGCCGTCTGCGACGAGACCCTCCTGGAGAGGATCCCGGCCCGCCCGGGCACCGCGGCGCAGTTCGAACGGATGCGGACCCTCAACGGGCTGCTGGCAGCCAGCTGCCTCCGCAGGACGGGGCCGCTCGCCGCCCACATGGACGGGGAGAGCGTGGCCCGTGACATGGACGCGATACGCGCCGCTCGGCGAGCGCCGGATCAGCTTCATCGGGCACTCGTACGGTACCTTCCTCGGCGAACGGTACGCCCGCCTGTTCCCCGGCAGGCTCCGCGCGCTGGCCCTGGACAGCGCCATGGATCCCGCACGGCCGGATGCGGAGCGCTACCTCACCGACGGCGCCGTCACC
It contains:
- a CDS encoding WD40 repeat domain-containing protein, with the translated sequence MIAETKFMSAYALAFSPDSKILAVGRLDGAVELWDPKTLTPTVTLRKPGKRYDGVLDLAFSRDGTLLAGADGRSTTLWNVTAREEPATLTDTEIDPVQVQSLAFHPYADVLACANMDATVNLWDTGTHQKLGTLIDPIGYTNSRQKSVESLAFSRDGTTIATSNMARKVRFWDISTGAIVSTIDGLELPVLELAYSPDGSLLAGGTASLRTRDGQVKLWSADSQKEVATLTVPYVTTPGESIPRKERIARYVNSVQFSPDGETVIGSVNGDPLIVRWDVATRKLVDVEDTRTYQDGAYHDTVHPMRISPDGTMIAAGLFRNVALWKLP
- a CDS encoding NUDIX hydrolase; this translates as MAGAVVAHQGRVLLVRRRVPEGRLSWQFPAGKVEPGESFEQAAVRETKEEAGLDVVVVARLGERVHPITGRTVSYTACEVADGTACVANADEFAEIAWVTLAEIPWYIPYGLFEPVQRHLEAVLRP
- a CDS encoding O-acetyl-ADP-ribose deacetylase, with protein sequence MPRITLVQGDITAEEVDAVVNAANSSLLGGGGVDGAIHRRGGPEILAACEDLRRSHYGKGLATGKAVATTAGRLPAGHVIHTVGPVWSKEEDRSALLASCYRESLRVADELGARSVAFPAISTGIYGWPMDDGARIAVQTVRAARTEVEEVRFVLFDERAYDAFAAAVTTPDR
- a CDS encoding outer membrane protein assembly factor BamB family protein, whose translation is MVLVLLVLLVGDVRTAGKPSEPPNTLEVAWSYVTTGRALDTRDVSAALSDEALAVAVGRSVRVVDTRSGHLRSIVHGFAEDSPDLGLSGGVLFLVDTQDRFKDTLRAYELATGRQLWHRRAAPEADGRAGNFIAGGVFLAEWGPVVMDGDRALALEPRTGAVRWNIQLDNRCAKPHPYVDLYVPYSMAATSTRLLLLRHCTGEAAELQAVDERDGRSAWQKQLGRGKSISVSAADGALGIRMDGEFQWLTERGKEILRRAAFGPPLGEEHGVVYADVGQKLWAFRADTGKPAWKTAHPLSGFAFMTDGLIVEDTRTDGSFSGDVRWSVGDAAGQGPGATTFVGLDGRRTAPVPWPVAGTLLGASGKLLVVRSEEAKGTRFTGMRPVHRAEDAARPVALGGTEPRHWPDACSLLDTGFLSQLAPDYLALPEKRSSTMHGVRLPHPSVCRFAAESGDGSDVFSLTVRWVAPDATAARTYAASAMPWGCAPGLGGCVPAWIEEPRSGARLYVYRTGLEARPVAHATVVSGRYVLGVAAGEAEPAHRALVRRVALHLSERGGRIAP